From the Zetaproteobacteria bacterium genome, one window contains:
- a CDS encoding phosphoribosylglycinamide formyltransferase produces the protein MLASGRGSNLQAILEACADGRCPARVALVLSDHADAGALAIARTAGVARVLHLDPAGYPDRAAYDVACAEEITAAGCHWVVLAGYMRILSGGFVRRFRNRIVNIHPALLPAFPGAHGVEDALRYGVKVSGCTVHLVDEQIDNGPILAQAAVPVADDDDATRLRARIQQQEHRIYPETLARMMEQGFDLVGRRVVWRGGGG, from the coding sequence GTGCTGGCCTCCGGCCGGGGCAGCAACCTGCAGGCGATCCTCGAAGCCTGCGCGGACGGCCGCTGTCCGGCTCGTGTGGCGCTGGTGCTGAGCGACCACGCCGATGCCGGTGCGCTGGCCATTGCGCGCACCGCCGGCGTGGCGCGGGTGCTCCACCTCGATCCGGCCGGCTACCCAGACCGGGCGGCCTACGATGTGGCCTGCGCCGAGGAGATCACCGCCGCCGGTTGCCACTGGGTGGTGCTGGCGGGATACATGCGCATCTTGTCGGGAGGATTTGTGCGCCGGTTCCGCAACCGCATCGTCAACATCCATCCGGCGCTGCTGCCGGCCTTTCCCGGTGCACACGGGGTGGAGGATGCGTTGCGCTATGGGGTGAAGGTGAGCGGTTGCACCGTCCATCTCGTGGACGAGCAGATCGACAATGGTCCGATTCTGGCCCAGGCGGCGGTGCCGGTGGCGGACGACGACGATGCCACAAGACTCAGGGCGCGGATCCAGCAGCAGGAACACCGCATCTATCCGGAGACCCTGGCCCGCATGATGGAGCAGGGCTTCGATCTGGTCGGGCGCCGGGTGGTGTGGCGGGGAGGTGGAGGATGA
- a CDS encoding YbhB/YbcL family Raf kinase inhibitor-like protein codes for MTITSPVFAAQGAIPVRYTCQGADRSPPLIISGVPPAARSLVLIVDDPDAPDPRAPRVTWVHWLLYNLPPTLRRIDAGATAEELGGASGRNSWHRTGYGGPCPPIGRHRYRFKLYALDTRLMLDHPEKAALEAAMRGHVLAAAVLVGTYRKR; via the coding sequence ATGACCATCACCTCTCCTGTCTTTGCCGCGCAAGGGGCGATTCCCGTCCGCTACACCTGTCAGGGGGCCGACCGGTCGCCGCCGCTGATCATCTCGGGGGTTCCCCCCGCGGCCCGCAGCCTGGTGCTGATCGTCGACGATCCCGACGCACCCGATCCGCGTGCGCCCAGGGTCACCTGGGTCCACTGGCTGCTCTACAATCTACCGCCGACGCTGCGCAGGATCGACGCCGGGGCGACGGCGGAGGAGCTCGGCGGGGCGTCGGGGCGCAACAGCTGGCATCGTACCGGCTACGGCGGTCCCTGTCCGCCGATCGGGCGCCACCGTTATCGGTTCAAGCTCTACGCGCTCGATACCAGGCTCATGCTCGATCATCCCGAGAAGGCGGCGCTGGAGGCGGCGATGCGCGGCCATGTGCTGGCGGCGGCCGTGCTGGTCGGCACCTACCGCAAGCGGTGA